A single region of the Mercenaria mercenaria strain notata chromosome 6, MADL_Memer_1, whole genome shotgun sequence genome encodes:
- the LOC128558087 gene encoding protein arginine N-methyltransferase 7-like, which translates to MRQRGQAVHVLDIGTGTGLLSMMAAKLGADTVYACEAFKPMAECASKIIAENGFADKIKLVPKRSTDLTVGQGKDLPRRANILVTEVFDTELIGEGAIGTFTHAHKQLLEEDCIVIPSYANLYVQVVTSDLVRRWNRVEDIVVNDSRVTAPDEISSCGGAPSLHDLQLDQLPMDTFTVLTEPKRVFRFDFTGKTSLPFENTSILDCTMKNSGSVDAVFMWWDLEMDPDSEIILSCAPRWAHPTPDNMQWRDHWMQAIYYPYSQLTVAKGDSVKVISKHDEYSLWFDVAMDTVKDNCPEEHPICRCGAHISYGRARMGMLNDPDRNKLYMEILRKVFIYLLDVSTQPVTSL; encoded by the exons ATGAGACAGAGAGGTCAGGCAGTACATGTCCTTGATATTGGTACAGGGACTGGTTTATTGTCCATGATGGCAGCAAAACTTGGAGCAGACACAGTCTATGCTTGTGAG GCGTTCAAACCGATGGCAGAATGTGCTTCTAAAATTATTGCAGAGAATGGATTTGCTGATAAGATAAAATTAGTGCCCAAACGTTCAACAGATCTCACAGTTGGCCAAG GAAAGGACCTCCCTAGGAGAGCAAACATATTGGTAACAGAAGTGTTTGACACAGAACTTATTGGAGAAGGGGCCATAGGGACATTTACCCATGCTCATAAACAGCTTCTTGAG gAAGATTGCATTGTAATTCCATCCTATGCAAATTTGTATGTACAAGTTGTAACATCTGATCTTGTCAGAAGATGGAACCGGGTTGAAGATATTGTTGTCAATGATagtagagttactgcccctgatgAGATCTCCAGTTGTGGAGGAGCACCATCACTGCATGACCTTCAACTTGATCAGTTGCCAATGGATACATTCACTGTACTCACTGAACCTAAAAGGGTATTTAG ATTTGATTTCACAGGAAAAACATCACTCCCGTTTGAAAATACTTCTATACTAGATTGTACGATGAAGAACTCTGGGTCTGTAGATGCTGTATTTATGTGGTGGGACCTTGAAATGGATCCAGATAGTGAAATCATCCTCAGTTGTGCTCCTAGATGGGCCCATCCTACCCCAGATAATATGCAG TGGCGAGACCATTGGATGCAAGCTATCTATTACCCTTACAGTCAGTTGACAGTTGCCAAGGGTGACAGTGTCAAGGTCATAAGTAAACATGATGAATATAGTTTATGGTTTGATGTTGCCATGGATACTGT CAAAGACAATTGCCCAGAGGAACATCCTATATGTAGATGTGGTGCACATATCTCCTATGGAAGGGCAAGGATGGGGATGCTGAATGATCCAGACAGAAATAAACTCTATATGGAAATCCTTAGAAaggtatttatatatttgttggaTGTATCTACTCAACCAGTTACATCCCTGTAA